DNA from Azospirillum sp. TSH100:
CGGCGGTGGAACGGGCCGGCGGCCGGGTCGAGATCGCCTCGACTCCCGGCAGCGGTACCCGCGTGCGGCTGGCGTTGCCGCTGACGCTCAGCATCACCCGCGTCGTGGTGGTGGAGGCGGCGGGATCGCTCTACGGCATTCCGGTGGCGGTGGTCGGCGGTGTCCAGCGGGTGGCGCGGACCGAAATCCGCGCGGTGAAGCGGGCGGAAAGCGTCGTGCTGCGCGACCGGGTGGTGCCGCTGGTGCGTCTGCGCCGCCTGCTGGGCCAGCCCGATGACGGGCGCGGGCGCGAGGCCGACTGCGTGGTTCTGGCCGAACTGGGCGACGGGCCGGTCGCCGTGGCGGTGGACGATGTCGGCGAGCGCGCCGACGTGGTGCTGCGCCCGATGAGCGGGGTTCTGCGGGGCTTGCGCGGCTATGCCGGCACGGCGGTGCTGGGCGATGGCCGGCTGATCCTGGTGCTCGATCTGCGGGAGCTGTTGTGATGCCGATCCGCTATGACGCCGACCTTGCCCGCTTCGAGGCCGCCTGCACGGTGGAGGATGCCCTGCCGCTCGCCGAATGGCTGGAGGCGACGGTGGCCCCCCGCATCGACCTGTCCGCCTGCACCGATCTGCACACGGCACTGCTGCAACTGCTGCTGGCGGCAAGGCCGGTGCTGGCGGCGGGGCCGGCGGATGCGTTTCTGGCCCGGTGGGCGGGAGCGGTGCTGCGAGTGGAGTGATCGTCGCGGACATCCCGTTCCGGGCCGTCAGTTCCGCCTTTGATTCGATTCACGCGGCCGCAGCAACCGGCCGTGCCCCTGAACGAAAACGGGCCCCTCCCGGTCGGAAGGAGCCCGTTCTGTCTGAGGGTGCCCGACGGCGCGTCAGGTCATGCTGCGCAGCTGCTCCGCCCGGCCGGAGCGCGAGGCGGCGTAATGGTCCTTGGCCAGCAGGGTGTAGACCGCCGGCAGGACGAACAGCGTGAACAGCGTGCCGATCAGCATGCCGGACACGATGACCAGACCGATGGAGAAGCGGCTGGCCGCACCGGCGCCCGCCGCGGTCAGCAGCGGCAGCAGGCCGACCACCATCGCCGCGGTGGTCATCAGGATCGGACGCAGGCGGACGCGGGCGGCATGCTCGATCGCGGTGCGGCGGTCGACCCCCTCGTTGAGCTGCATCTCGCGGGCGAACTCCACCAGCAGGATGCCGTGCTTGGAGATCAGGCCGATCAGCGTCACCAGACCGACCTGGGTGTAGATGTTCATGGTGGCGGCGCCGAAGAACAGCGGCAGCAGCGCCCCGCAGATCGACATCGGCACCGACACCAGGATCACCAGCGGGTCGCGCAGCGACTCGAACTGCGCCGCCAGCACCAGATAGATCACGATCAGCGCGAAGGCGAAGGTGACCATCAGCTGGCTGCCCTCCGTCACGAACTGCCGCGATTCCGACAGGTAGGCGTGGTTGAAGCCGGCCGGCAACTGGATGCGCGCCTGCTGCTCCAGGAAGTCGACGACCTGTCCCATGGAGACGCCCGGCATCGGCACGGCGGAGAAGGTGGCCGAGGGCAGCTGATTGTACTTGTTCAGCGCATTGGGCTCCACCGCCGTTTCCACCGACACCACGGTGGACAGTGGGATCTGGGCGCCCGATCCGGAGGTGACGTAGTAGTTGGTCAGCGACTCGGGCGTCAGACGCTCGGCCCGCGGCACCTGGGGAATGACCTCGTAGGAGCGGCCGTTCAGGTTGAAGCGGTTGACGTAGTTGCCGCCGACCAGCACCGCCAGCGTGTCGCCCACCGACTTCATCGACAGGCCGAGGTCGGCCGCCTTGGCGCGGTCGATCTTCAGCCGGACGACCGGGCTGTCATATTTCAGGTCGGTGTCGGTGACGATGAACATGCCGCTTTTGGTGGCGGCGTCCTTGATCCGCTCGATGGCGTCGAAAATGGTGCGGTAATCGCCGGGGCTGGAGATCACCATCTGTACCGGCAGGCCGCCGGTGGAGCCGGGCAGGGCCGGCGGCGACACCAGGAACACGTTGATGCCGGTCACCTTGCCCAGCTCGGCCTGGGCCAGCGGCTGGAGTTGCTTGGCCGACCGCGCTCGCTCGCCCCACGGCTTCAGGATCATGCCCGCGAAGCCCTGGTTCAGGGTCGGCACGCCGGTCAGGACGAAGCGCGTGTCGGTCTCCGGGAAGCTGGCGAAGGTGTCGTCGATCTGCTTCCCGAAACTGTCGATATAGTCGAGGTTGGCATACTGCGGCGCCTTGGAGATGCCGAACAGGATGCCCTGGTCCTCCTCCGGCGCCAGTTCCGCCATGGTGTTGGCGAACAGGTAGCCGACCGACAGCAGGATGCCGACGGCGAACAGCAGGGTCGCGGCACGATAGTCCAGCATGCCGTGCAGCCGCCGCTCGTACCATCCGGCCAGCCGCTCGAACTGGCGGTCGAGGAAGGCGGCGAAGCGGCCCGGCTTTCCCTCCTTCAGGATGATGGAGCACATCATCGGCGACAGCGTCAGCGCCACCACGCCCGATACGATCACCGATGCGGCGAGCGTGAAGGCGAATTCGCGGAACAGCGCGCCGGTCAGGCCGCCCAGCAGGCCGATGGGGGCGTAGACCGCCGCCAGGGTGATGGTCATCGAGATGACCGGTCCGATGATCTCGCGCGCGCCGATCAGCGAGGCGGCGACCGCCGATTTTCCATGCTCGATGTGCCGGTGGATGTTCTCCACCACCACGATGGCGTCGTCGACCACGAGGCCGATGGCGAGCACCATCGCCAGCAGCGTCAGCAGGTTCAGCGAGAAGCCCAAAGCCAGCATGAAGGTGGCGGCGCCGACGATGGACAGCGGGATGGTGACGATCGGGATCAGAACCGACCGGAAGGAGCCCAGGAACAGGAAAATGACGACGATGACGATGGCGACCGCCTCGACCAGCGTCTTCACCACCTCGTCGATGGATGCCTGGATGAAGCGGGTGCTGTCATAGACGATTTCCATCTTCATGCCGGGCGGCAGGTTGCGCCGCAGGTCCGGCTCCATCTTGCGGATGTCGGCGACGATGTTCAGCGGGTTGCCGGTGGGGGTGGCGTCGACGCCGATGAAGATCGCCTGCTGGCCGTTCATCGCCACGCTGGCATCGAAGCTCTTGGAGCTGAGTTCGACCGTGGCGATGTCGCGCATGCGCACCAGCGCCCCGTCCTTCGCCTTCACCACCATGTCGCGGAACTGGTCGACGTCGGTCAGGCCGGTGTTGGCGGTGACGTTGGAGACGACGAAGACGCCCTTCGCCTGACCGGGGGCCGACTGGTAGTTGTTGGCGGCGATGGCCGCCGACACGTCGGCCGGCGAGATGTTGCGCGCCGCCATCTTGGCAGGGTCGAGCCACAGCCGCATGGCGAAGGTCTGGCCGCCCAGGATCTTGGCCTGCGCCACACCCTCCACCGTTGACAGCACCGGCTGCACCACGCGGGTCAGATAGTCGGAGATCGCCGCACCCGACAGGTCGGGGCTGGAGAAGCCCATATAGAGGATCGAGGTCGTCTCGCCGGTCGATTTCAGGATGATCGGGTCGTTGGCCTCCTTCGGAAGCTGGTATTTGACCTGATTGACCTTCGCCATCACGTCGGTCATCGCGACGTTGGGGTCGAAGTTCAGCCTGACATAGGCGGTGACGACGCTCTGTCCCTGGGTGGAGGAGGAGGTGAGATAGTCGAGCCCCTCCGCCGTCGCCACCGCCTGTTCGATCGGCGTGGCGATGAAGCCCTGCATCAGCTCCGGCGAGGCGCCGGGATAGCTGGTGGTCACGGTGATGACCGTGTTCTGCAATTGCGGATACTGCCGGATCGGCAGTTCCAGCAGGGCGCGGGCGCCGACCAGCAGGAGCAGCAGGCTGACCACGAGCGACAGGACGGGCCGGCGGATGAAGATGTCGGTGAAACTGCCCATGGCGTCGGCCTCAGTTCTGCGGCAGGGTCTGCGGCGGGGTCAGCGGGTTGCCCTCCGCCGGGACCACGGCCGCACCGTTGGCGAGCTTAAGCTGGCCGGACACCACGACGCGGTCGCCGGGGTTAAGGCCGCTGCGGATTTCCACCCGGTTGGCGAGACGGTCGCCGACCTTCACCGCCTTGCGCTCCACCACCATCTGCTCCTTGCCGTCCTGCCCCTTGTGCTGGGTCGCGACGAAGACGGAGTCGCCGTAGACGGTGTAGTCGACCGCGGTTTCCGGAACGGTCAGCGTGTTGGGCTGCGGCGGCAGGACGACGCGGACATTGGCGAACATGCCCGGCCGCAGCTGGCGTTCGCGGTTGTCCATGGTCGCCTGGACCTTCACGGCGCGGGTGTCGGCGCTGACCTGCGGTTCGATGGTGGTGATCTTCGCCTCGAAATCGCGGCCGGGCAGGGCGTCGACGTTGATCAGCACGCCCTGGCCGACCGACAGCTTCGGCAGCGCCTGCTCCGGCAGGGTGAAGTTGATGTAGAGCTGCGACAGGTCGGTCAGCGTCACGATGGTGGCGCCGGGATTGACGTAGTCGCCGACATTGACCTGACGGATGCCGAGATCGCCGTCGAACGGCGCCTTGATCAGCTTCTGGCCGATCAGCGCGCTGGTGCGCTTCATGTTCGCGTTGATCTCGTCGAGCTGCGCCTGATACTGGTCGACGTTGCTCTGCGGCGTCGCCTGGCTGCGGCGCAAGTCGCGGTAGCGCTCCAGGTTCAGCTCCGCCAGCCGCGCCTGGGCCCGCTGGGCCAGCAGGTCGGCCTGTTCGGTGGCGTCGTTCAGCTGCACCAGCGGGTCGCCGGCCTTGACGCGGGTGCCCGATTCGAAGGGGATGCGGTCGACGCGGCCGGCAACCTCGGGGGCCACCGTCACCTGACGCGCCGCCTGGAGCGTGCCGATCGCCGACAGGTATTTCGGGATGGTCTGCACCGACGCCTCGGCCAGCGCCACCGGGGTGGGCGGCGGCTTGTTGTTGGCGAAGAAGTCGGCGATCGCCTTGGCGCGGAAAGTGTTGAAACCGTAAAGCGCCGCACCCAGCAGCCCCAGAATCACGAGCGTGATGATGATGCGCAGGGTCAGCCGTCCGCGCGTCACCGGCTTGCGGGGCGGCGGGGCGGCGGGCGGGGGAGGCGTCCCGTGGCCCGGCTCGGACGCCGGGTGGCCGAATGACGTCTCGGTCTTTGGCGATTGGTCCAGGGTCACGATCGGCTACTCCGGTCTCTCGGGTGTGGGTTCGTCATTGTCGGGTCCGCCATCTGAAGTCGGCTCAGGCGGCACCGGTGGTGGCGGTACGAAGGGAAAGCGCCCGCCGCGTTCATGCGCGGCGATGGTGGTGTCGCTCAGGCCGAGCCCTCGCAGGATGAACCAGATGGTCTGGCGCGCAAGGTCGGGACGGCCGCAAGGGTAGGGAACGATGGCTCCGCCGGACAGGCAGACGGTCGCCATCATCTCGCACAGATGCTCGGCAAGCCAGAATCCGTTTTCCGCATCGACCGGTCCCGCCACCAGATCGCCGGCGGCGGTCGCGGCCTCGATGGAGGAGGCGACGCAGGGCAGGAAGCGGTTGCGGATGCCCTCGAACACCTGCCGCATGAACTCGCCGTCCTCCAGCAGGCTGATGATCGACAGGCGATGGCGGGCACGTTCATTCTGATCGGTCGGCAGTTCGATCACGAAATAGTGCACCAGCCCCTGGATGATCTGCACCAGCGTGTCGGTGCCCGGCGGCAGTGCCACCAGCCGTTCATATTCCGGGTCGCCATCGATGCAGCTGAGGAAGATCGCTTCGTACAGCGAGGCTTTCGACGGGAAATGCTTGAAGATCAGCGCTTCCGACACGCCGGCGGCCTGGGCGATCTCCCGGGTGGTGGTCGCGGCGAAGCCCTTGCGTGCGAACAGCGGCAAGGCGGCGTCGAGGATCGCCCGCTTGCGGGCGTGGCTGTCGAGGCGGGGGGCCATCGGGGATGCTGGATCAGTCGCTTGTGATAAGTGAGTGCTTACTCACCTTGCTGGCGGAGGTATAGCTTGGGTGCGTCATTCTGTCCATGGGTTTGGCGGGGCCGGCGCGGGTCTCCTGTCCGGCCCCTGACAGGACGCGGAACCAGCCCGCCATCTTTCGTCATTTTTTGAAGCTGTTGGGATGGACGAGTGGTTTTCCGCACCCGCACACTCGCCTTACAGTCAAGCCATCGATCTCGACCGGAAGGAGCGTGCGCGCGATGGAGCCCATCCTGTGGGAATGGATCAACGCCCTGGCGCGGTGGCTGCACGTCATCACCGCCATCGCCTGGATCGGATCGTCCTTCTACTTCATCCATCTCGACGCCTCGCTGCGCAAGCGGACGGGGGCGCCGGCCGGGACGGCGGGCGACGCCTGGCAGATCCATGGCGGCGGCTTCTACCACATGACCAAATACATGGTCGCGCCGCAGCAGCTGCCGGAGGAGCTGACCTGGTTCAAGTGGGAATCCTACGCGACCTGGCTCAGCGGCTTCTTCCTGATGTGCGTGCTGTATTACCGCGGTGCCGACCTGTTCCTGATCGACCAGGACGTGCTGGCGCTCAGCCCCTGGCAGGCGGTGGCGATCAGCGCCGGCGCGCTGGTGGCGGGCTGGGTCGCCTATGACCTGATGTGCAAGTCGCCGCTGGGCCGCAACGACGGGACGCTCGCCATCGCCGGCTTCGTCATGCTGGTGGCGACCGCCTGGGGCATGACGAAGATCTTCAGCGGGCGGGGCGCCATGCTGCAGGTCGGTGCCCTGATGGCGACGATGATGGCCTGCAACGTCTTCATGCTGATCATCCCCAACCAGCGCAAGACCGTGGCCGCGCTGCTGCGTGGCGAGACGCCGGACCCGTCGCTGGGCAAGAAGGCGAAGCAGCGCTCGCTGCACAACAACTATCTGACCCTGCCGGTCGTCTTCCTGATGCTGTCCAACCATTATCCGCTGGTCAGCTCCACCCGCTACAACTGGGTGATGGTGGCTCTGGTTCTGGTGGTCGGTACGGCGATCCGCCATTTCTTCAACAGCCGCCATGCCGGCAAGCCGACGCCCTGGTGGACCTGGGGGGTGGCCGCCGCCGGCATGCTGGCCTGCATCTGGCTCAGCACTTTCGGTCCGGCCAATGCCGCCACGGCTCCGGTCAAGGTCGGCTTCAATCAGGTGGAGGAGATCGTCGCCACCCGGTGCAGCATGTGCCACGCCGCCCAGCCGGTGTGGGAGGGCATCGCCACCCCGCCGCGCGGCGTCGTGCTGGAGGGCGACGGCATCCGCCGCCATGCCGACCAGATCCGGCTGCAAGCCGGCTACAGCAGCGCCATGCCTCCCGCCAACATCACCGGAATCACCCCGCAGGAACGCGCGGTGTTGGCGGCGTGGTCCGGGGACATTAAGTAACCCTCCCTCACAGTGCTCCATCGAACCGGAACCCTATGCCCGACCAGACCGCCGCCTCTTCAGCCTTCGCCCCCGTTTCTGCCGCCATCCGTGGGCGCCTGCTCAGCTTCCGTCGCGCGCCCGCCGGGCCGGGGGATCTCGACTGCCTGACCTATCATGAGGATGGGCTGCTGCTGGTCGGGACCGACGGGCGGATACTGGAGGTCGGCGACTGGGCGACCCTGCGCGGCCGGCTGCCGGAAGGGGTGGCGGTCGACGACCACAGCGGCAGGCTGGTGCTGCCCGGCTTCATCGACACCCACATCCATTTCCCGCAGACCCAGGTCATCGCCTCCTACGGCGCCCAGCTGCTCGACTGGCTGGAGAAATACACCTTCATCGAGGAGCAGCGTTTCGCCAACCCGGCCCATGCCGCCGCCAACGCCGCCTTCTTCATGGACGAGCTGCTGCGCAACGGCACGACGACGGCGGTGGTCTATGGCTCGGTTCACCCGCAGTCGGTCGACGCCCTGTTCGCCGAGGCCGAGGCGCGCGGCGCCGGGTTGATCGCCGGCAAGGTGATGATGGACCGCCATGCCCCCGCCGCCCTGACCGACACGGCCGACAGCAGCTATCGCGACAGCAAGGCGCTGATCGGCCGCTGGCACGGGACGGGGCGGCAGCGCTACGCCGTGACGCCACGCTTCGCCATCACCTCGACCGAGGCGCAGCTGGAGGCGGCGGGCGCACTGCTGCGCGAGCATCCCGGCGTCCACATGCAGACCCACCTGTCGGAGAACACCGACGAGATCGCCGAGGTGCGCCGCCTGTTCCCCGGCGCCCGCGACTACACCGACGTCTATGACCGTTTCGGGCTGCTGGGGCCGACCTCGCTGTTCGGCCACTGCATCCATCTGTCGGAGGCGGAGATGGGCCGGCTGTCGGACAGCGGGTCGGTCGCCGTCTTCTGCCCGACCAGCAACCTGTTCATCGGCAGTGGCCTGTTCGACCTCGACGCCCTGTCGAAGCCGGAGCGGCCGGTGCGCACCGCCATCGCCACCGATGTCGGCGGCGGCACCAGCTATTCCATGCTGCGCACCGCGGCGGAGGCCTACAAGGTGTTGCAGCTGCGGCGCCAGAACCTGCCCGCGCTCGCAGCCTTGCATTGGATGACCCGCGGAAACGCCGAGGCGCTGGGCATGGCCGGCGAGATCGGCAGCCTGGAACCCGGCCGCTGGGCCGACCTCGTCGTGCTCGACCCCGCCGCCACCCCGGCTATGCGACATCGCATGAAGGCGGTGGACGGCGACCTGGAGGAAGAGCTGTTCATCCAGGTGACGCTGGGTGACGACCGCTCGGTGGCCGCCACCTATCTGCGCGGCCGCAATTCGCACCTGCGGCAAACAGGAGCTTGACCCAAACCCCTAGTCCCTGTAGGAGTTCCGCCGTCATTGGGGAGTAGCCACCCGCCGGCAGCGATCCGGTGGGGTTCGCGTCAACAGACTTGGATGGTTCCGGCCTCCGGCCGTTACCGCCATGGCGCGCACGGCGACCGGAGGGTCGACTCGGCGAGACCAGTGGATCGGGCATCTCCGCGGCCAGCCGGAGTCCGTCCGGTTCCACTGTGTTGTCTGGCCCGGGAATAGCCAATGATCGCCACGTCCCTCGCGCTTGCTTTCAGCCTTTCGATGGACAGCTTCGCCGCCGCACTCGGCCGCGGTGCCTGTTCGCGCCGTGCCGGTCTGCCGGAAGCGATGCGTGTCGGCGCCGCCTTCGGCGTCTGCCAGTTCGCCATGCCGCTGGTCGGTTGGGGCGTTGGCATCGCCTTCGCCAGCCTCGTGGAATCGGTCGATCACTGGATCGCCTTCGGCCTGCTGCTGGCCGTCGGCGGAGCCATGCTGCGCAACGCCATCATGGACGGAGACGATGAGGGCGAGGAGGATTGCGGCCCGATGCGCAGCGTGCGTGCCGAATGGCTGGCCCTGCTGACCACCGCCGTCGCCACCAGCATCGACGCCGCCGCCGTCGGCGCCGGTCTGGCGCTGGTCGATGTCGACATGGTGACGACCTCGGCGCTGATCGGCGTGGTGACCTTCGCGGTGGCCTTCGGCGGCGTGCTGATCGGACGTGCCGCCGGCGCGCATCTGGGGCGCTGGGCCGAGATGGCCGGCGGCGTGGTGCTGATCGGGCTGGGCGCGAAGATCCTGCTGGAGCACACGCTGGGGTAAGAGGGCGCCGAGGCTCCCGTCCTCACCCCGCCAGCGTCATCCCCATTTCCCAGAAATCCGCCTCCAGCCGGCAGGCCTGCCGGAAGATCGTGACCAAGCGGGGGAAACGCGCCTCCGTCATCCCGTCGACCGCCAGACGGTCCAAATTCTCCCGCGCCGCCCGCGCCACCTCCTGATAGGCGTCGCCGGCATATTCGGCGATCCAGACCCGGTAGGGATTGGAGTCGTCCAGTGCCCCCGGCAGCGCGGCCAGCCGGCGGCCGATCTCGGCATAGCCGATGACGCAGGGGCTGAGCGCGACATGCAGGTCCAGCAGGTCGCCGCGCAAGCCCGTCTCCAGCACATAGCGGGTGTAGGCCATCGTCGCCTTGGATTCCGCCGCCTGTTCCAGTTCGGCGGCGGACAGGCCCCAGCCGGCGCACAGGCCGACATGCAGGTCCATCTCCACGTCGAGGATCGCCTTCAGCCCGGCCAGCGAGGCCCGCATCTCGCGCAGGTCGCGGCCCTTGTAGATGGCGAGCGCATAGGCACGGGCGAAATGGATCAGGAACAGGTAATCCTGCACCAGATAATGCCGGAAACACTCCTGCGGCAGCGTCCCGTCGCCCATCCCGCGCACGAAGCCGTGGTCGACATAGGCCGACCAGTCCGGCCGCGCCCCGGCGACGAGCCGGTCGAACAGGTCGGGGGTGCTGGTGGCCAGGGGCATGGGCGCGGTCATGTCGGCTGTCTCCGATTTGGCTGACGAAGCGGGGCGCACACTCTACCCGCTATTCCCCCGTTTGCAGCAGCGCGCCGCGCACCCGCGCCTGATGGAAGGCGTGGAGGAACACGGCGATGCCGGCCGCCATGTAAAGCATGTTCAGCCCGACCGCCCAGGCGAGATGGTCCCAGCGCAGGGTGCCGTCGAACACCAGCGCCCGCATGCCCTCGAACACATGCGCCGAGGGAAGGGCGAGTGCCACCGGCTGGAGCCAGGCCGGCAGCACCGAGACCGGGTAATAGACCGCGCTGACCGGGGCCAGCATGAAGACGACGATCCAGGCCAGCCCCTCCGCCCCCATGCCA
Protein-coding regions in this window:
- a CDS encoding multidrug efflux RND transporter permease subunit — its product is MGSFTDIFIRRPVLSLVVSLLLLLVGARALLELPIRQYPQLQNTVITVTTSYPGASPELMQGFIATPIEQAVATAEGLDYLTSSSTQGQSVVTAYVRLNFDPNVAMTDVMAKVNQVKYQLPKEANDPIILKSTGETTSILYMGFSSPDLSGAAISDYLTRVVQPVLSTVEGVAQAKILGGQTFAMRLWLDPAKMAARNISPADVSAAIAANNYQSAPGQAKGVFVVSNVTANTGLTDVDQFRDMVVKAKDGALVRMRDIATVELSSKSFDASVAMNGQQAIFIGVDATPTGNPLNIVADIRKMEPDLRRNLPPGMKMEIVYDSTRFIQASIDEVVKTLVEAVAIVIVVIFLFLGSFRSVLIPIVTIPLSIVGAATFMLALGFSLNLLTLLAMVLAIGLVVDDAIVVVENIHRHIEHGKSAVAASLIGAREIIGPVISMTITLAAVYAPIGLLGGLTGALFREFAFTLAASVIVSGVVALTLSPMMCSIILKEGKPGRFAAFLDRQFERLAGWYERRLHGMLDYRAATLLFAVGILLSVGYLFANTMAELAPEEDQGILFGISKAPQYANLDYIDSFGKQIDDTFASFPETDTRFVLTGVPTLNQGFAGMILKPWGERARSAKQLQPLAQAELGKVTGINVFLVSPPALPGSTGGLPVQMVISSPGDYRTIFDAIERIKDAATKSGMFIVTDTDLKYDSPVVRLKIDRAKAADLGLSMKSVGDTLAVLVGGNYVNRFNLNGRSYEVIPQVPRAERLTPESLTNYYVTSGSGAQIPLSTVVSVETAVEPNALNKYNQLPSATFSAVPMPGVSMGQVVDFLEQQARIQLPAGFNHAYLSESRQFVTEGSQLMVTFAFALIVIYLVLAAQFESLRDPLVILVSVPMSICGALLPLFFGAATMNIYTQVGLVTLIGLISKHGILLVEFAREMQLNEGVDRRTAIEHAARVRLRPILMTTAAMVVGLLPLLTAAGAGAASRFSIGLVIVSGMLIGTLFTLFVLPAVYTLLAKDHYAASRSGRAEQLRSMT
- a CDS encoding efflux RND transporter periplasmic adaptor subunit — encoded protein: MTLDQSPKTETSFGHPASEPGHGTPPPPAAPPPRKPVTRGRLTLRIIITLVILGLLGAALYGFNTFRAKAIADFFANNKPPPTPVALAEASVQTIPKYLSAIGTLQAARQVTVAPEVAGRVDRIPFESGTRVKAGDPLVQLNDATEQADLLAQRAQARLAELNLERYRDLRRSQATPQSNVDQYQAQLDEINANMKRTSALIGQKLIKAPFDGDLGIRQVNVGDYVNPGATIVTLTDLSQLYINFTLPEQALPKLSVGQGVLINVDALPGRDFEAKITTIEPQVSADTRAVKVQATMDNRERQLRPGMFANVRVVLPPQPNTLTVPETAVDYTVYGDSVFVATQHKGQDGKEQMVVERKAVKVGDRLANRVEIRSGLNPGDRVVVSGQLKLANGAAVVPAEGNPLTPPQTLPQN
- a CDS encoding TetR/AcrR family transcriptional regulator, which produces MAPRLDSHARKRAILDAALPLFARKGFAATTTREIAQAAGVSEALIFKHFPSKASLYEAIFLSCIDGDPEYERLVALPPGTDTLVQIIQGLVHYFVIELPTDQNERARHRLSIISLLEDGEFMRQVFEGIRNRFLPCVASSIEAATAAGDLVAGPVDAENGFWLAEHLCEMMATVCLSGGAIVPYPCGRPDLARQTIWFILRGLGLSDTTIAAHERGGRFPFVPPPPVPPEPTSDGGPDNDEPTPERPE
- a CDS encoding urate hydroxylase PuuD; this encodes MEPILWEWINALARWLHVITAIAWIGSSFYFIHLDASLRKRTGAPAGTAGDAWQIHGGGFYHMTKYMVAPQQLPEELTWFKWESYATWLSGFFLMCVLYYRGADLFLIDQDVLALSPWQAVAISAGALVAGWVAYDLMCKSPLGRNDGTLAIAGFVMLVATAWGMTKIFSGRGAMLQVGALMATMMACNVFMLIIPNQRKTVAALLRGETPDPSLGKKAKQRSLHNNYLTLPVVFLMLSNHYPLVSSTRYNWVMVALVLVVGTAIRHFFNSRHAGKPTPWWTWGVAAAGMLACIWLSTFGPANAATAPVKVGFNQVEEIVATRCSMCHAAQPVWEGIATPPRGVVLEGDGIRRHADQIRLQAGYSSAMPPANITGITPQERAVLAAWSGDIK
- the guaD gene encoding guanine deaminase yields the protein MPDQTAASSAFAPVSAAIRGRLLSFRRAPAGPGDLDCLTYHEDGLLLVGTDGRILEVGDWATLRGRLPEGVAVDDHSGRLVLPGFIDTHIHFPQTQVIASYGAQLLDWLEKYTFIEEQRFANPAHAAANAAFFMDELLRNGTTTAVVYGSVHPQSVDALFAEAEARGAGLIAGKVMMDRHAPAALTDTADSSYRDSKALIGRWHGTGRQRYAVTPRFAITSTEAQLEAAGALLREHPGVHMQTHLSENTDEIAEVRRLFPGARDYTDVYDRFGLLGPTSLFGHCIHLSEAEMGRLSDSGSVAVFCPTSNLFIGSGLFDLDALSKPERPVRTAIATDVGGGTSYSMLRTAAEAYKVLQLRRQNLPALAALHWMTRGNAEALGMAGEIGSLEPGRWADLVVLDPAATPAMRHRMKAVDGDLEEELFIQVTLGDDRSVAATYLRGRNSHLRQTGA
- a CDS encoding manganese efflux pump MntP family protein, whose translation is MIATSLALAFSLSMDSFAAALGRGACSRRAGLPEAMRVGAAFGVCQFAMPLVGWGVGIAFASLVESVDHWIAFGLLLAVGGAMLRNAIMDGDDEGEEDCGPMRSVRAEWLALLTTAVATSIDAAAVGAGLALVDVDMVTTSALIGVVTFAVAFGGVLIGRAAGAHLGRWAEMAGGVVLIGLGAKILLEHTLG
- the tenA gene encoding thiaminase II, yielding MTAPMPLATSTPDLFDRLVAGARPDWSAYVDHGFVRGMGDGTLPQECFRHYLVQDYLFLIHFARAYALAIYKGRDLREMRASLAGLKAILDVEMDLHVGLCAGWGLSAAELEQAAESKATMAYTRYVLETGLRGDLLDLHVALSPCVIGYAEIGRRLAALPGALDDSNPYRVWIAEYAGDAYQEVARAARENLDRLAVDGMTEARFPRLVTIFRQACRLEADFWEMGMTLAG